Proteins encoded in a region of the Perca fluviatilis chromosome 8, GENO_Pfluv_1.0, whole genome shotgun sequence genome:
- the LOC120564805 gene encoding mas-related G-protein coupled receptor member X4-like: protein MYLVIVFPVWYSCRQTIKTSVVICVMAWALSALYPITVFFSSIDVVQTIDIVFFFLPLPLLIFFLVGTLKALSAIISVPADEKRRIVGTLVLVLLIYTLLFLPYTILTVLNRLKIDNSHIETLWGLSIGFLRLSPLADLVLYIFMKKGAVDKLLASVCCCRMESNDVISIPV from the exons at gtatttggtcatcGTCTTCCCAGTGTGGTACAGCTGCAGACAAACCATCAAGACCTCTGTGGTGATCTGTGTCATGGCCTGGGCCCTTTCTGCTCTCTATCCTATCACTGTATTTTTCAGTAGTATTGATGTTGTGCAAACCATCGACATTGTCTTTTTCTTCCTTCCACTCCCACTGCTCATATTCTTCCTGGTTGGGACCCTCAAAGCCCTTTCTGCTATCATCTCGGTCCCAGCTGACGAAAAACGACGAATTGTAGGAACTTTGGTCCTGGTGCTGCTAATTTACACGCTGCTGTTCCTGCCCTACACCATTTTGACAGTGCTTAACAGGTTAAAAATAGACAACTCACATATTGAAACTCTTTGGGGCCTGTCTATTGGGTTTCTCAGGTTGAGTCCTCTTGCAGACTTAGTTCTGTATATTTTCATGAAGAAAGGGGCCGTAGACAAGCTTTTGgcctctgtgtgttgttgcagAATGGAAAGCAATGATGTCATCAGTATACCAGTATGA